A region of Flavobacterium album DNA encodes the following proteins:
- the mtgA gene encoding monofunctional biosynthetic peptidoglycan transglycosylase: MLRKFFRFLFKVCLWFIVLSVGSVVLFRFIPVPFTPLMVTRALEQKFDGKEMTASHDWVPLSEISPNLQKAVIASEDDTFLTHHGFNLKAIQKAYAGNEKGKRLKGGSTISQQTAKNVFLWQGRSYIRKAFEAYFTVLIELLWSKERIMEVYLNSIEMGPYVYGAQAAAQHWYHKDAANLTKNEAAGIAAILPNPYIYRAIRSSGYTERRKGRIIKLMRYVKLDY, translated from the coding sequence ATGCTTCGAAAGTTTTTCCGCTTCCTTTTTAAAGTATGCCTTTGGTTTATCGTCTTGTCTGTTGGCTCGGTCGTGCTGTTCCGGTTCATCCCGGTGCCGTTCACGCCGCTGATGGTAACCCGCGCGCTGGAACAGAAATTCGATGGTAAAGAAATGACGGCGAGCCATGACTGGGTTCCGCTTTCGGAAATTTCGCCCAACCTGCAAAAAGCGGTCATTGCCAGTGAGGACGACACCTTCCTGACACACCACGGCTTTAATTTAAAGGCAATTCAAAAAGCGTATGCCGGTAATGAGAAAGGCAAAAGGCTGAAGGGTGGCAGCACCATATCGCAGCAAACCGCCAAAAATGTTTTCCTGTGGCAGGGCAGGAGCTATATCCGTAAAGCGTTCGAAGCCTATTTTACCGTGCTCATAGAACTGCTTTGGAGCAAGGAGCGCATTATGGAGGTATACCTTAACAGCATCGAAATGGGTCCGTATGTTTATGGTGCACAGGCAGCCGCGCAGCATTGGTATCATAAAGATGCCGCGAACCTTACCAAAAACGAAGCAGCCGGTATTGCGGCCATATTACCGAACCCTTATATTTACCGGGCTATACGCTCTTCGGGCTATACCGAAAGACGTAAGGGCAGGATTATAAAGCTAATGCGCTACGTTAAACTCGACTATTAA
- a CDS encoding lipid A deacylase LpxR family protein — MHKKCLAIAALLCSAILWAQKPAEIGLVSDNDLYTSPINDQYYTNGIELFYRYLGKRNDEKLAKKITEFRAGQYIFNPQSVRAGDINVNDRPFAGYLFAQAGINTFYKSESVLMLNLQAGVVGPESYAEEVQRGLHKVFHYPRVQGWQYQITTIPAIQANVLYSKKIFTDTYKDKVDFHLQGEASIGTIWTSVSVGPMARISLRGLLLPMYESALHGATLSHDRDYKNKRDLFLYLNPVIQYMHHDATIEGSPFNNDSPVTFPLIPFRFNAEAGIKYRRDQWNFTYAFHYRGKELSNNVITGFYYGSIQVGYLLH, encoded by the coding sequence ATGCATAAGAAGTGTCTTGCCATCGCAGCCTTATTATGCTCTGCTATTTTATGGGCACAGAAGCCTGCTGAAATTGGCCTGGTATCCGATAACGACCTGTACACTTCTCCCATAAACGACCAGTATTATACCAACGGCATCGAATTGTTTTACCGCTATCTGGGGAAAAGGAACGATGAGAAATTAGCTAAGAAAATTACCGAATTCCGTGCAGGGCAGTATATTTTTAATCCACAGTCGGTGCGGGCAGGAGACATCAATGTAAATGACAGGCCTTTTGCCGGCTACCTTTTTGCGCAGGCGGGCATCAATACCTTTTACAAAAGTGAAAGTGTATTGATGCTCAATCTCCAGGCAGGTGTAGTGGGGCCGGAGTCGTATGCCGAAGAAGTCCAAAGAGGGCTCCACAAGGTTTTTCATTATCCGAGGGTGCAGGGATGGCAATACCAGATAACTACTATCCCCGCGATACAGGCCAATGTGCTTTATTCCAAAAAGATATTCACGGACACCTATAAAGATAAAGTAGACTTCCACCTACAGGGCGAAGCCAGCATAGGCACGATATGGACAAGCGTTTCCGTTGGCCCGATGGCGCGGATAAGCCTTCGAGGGTTGCTGTTACCGATGTACGAATCGGCACTGCATGGCGCAACACTCAGCCACGACCGGGATTATAAGAACAAGCGCGACCTGTTTTTGTACCTGAACCCCGTGATCCAGTACATGCACCATGATGCTACCATTGAGGGCAGCCCTTTTAACAACGACAGTCCTGTTACTTTCCCGTTAATCCCTTTCCGGTTCAATGCCGAGGCAGGCATAAAATACCGCCGCGACCAATGGAACTTTACCTATGCTTTCCATTACCGCGGCAAAGAGCTCTCCAATAATGTCATCACCGGGTTTTATTACGGGTCGATACAGGTAGGGTATTTATTGCACTAA
- a CDS encoding GEVED domain-containing protein: MKKTLLAIALVVSGFAFAQEGKLFWKATPEKSGILTFKDRETLPSKHLYNLDIPSLKAELAKAPLRGTVKSSVIVYFPNAEGTLERFRIVEAPVMDPELTARYPEIRSYAGQGIDDPTAIIRFSVSPLGLQTMMTAADRPSVFIEPYSTDLKTYSVYKRTQKSPPFTKFECEVADHARRQIAATDLEQRPNADDGKLRTYRLAMSVTGEYTAYYGGTKALALAAINTTMTRVNGVFEKDFGVNMVLISNTDAVIYTSAASDPYGSTDANYNSELQSTLTSVIGNANYDVGHLMSAIGNNGNAGCIGCVCASGKGSGFTTSTAPVGDNFDIDFVAHEMGHQFGANHTFTFSNEGSGVQNEPGSGTTIMGYAGITGATDVQPHSDPFFHAVSIQQVTNYVKTTTCQTNTTTGNAIPTANAGLDYTIPKGTPFMLTGSGTDANDSGLTYCWEQMNSGTTSTTYPSVTATSGPAFRSYVPTTGGSRVFPRMATIKTGATSWQWEAVPNVARTLNFRLTVRDNHAGGPANNSDDMVVTVNATAGPFTVSAPNTAVSWAAGSTQTVTWNVAGTTANGVNAANVDILLSTDGGDTYPITILSGTPNDGTQTITVPNNPGTTNRIMVKGSNHIFFDISNANFTITASGGGDATPPSTPLNLVASGTTQTTTNLSWSASTDNIAVTGYDVYQGATLKANVTGTTYTVTELTAATAYTFSVKAKDAAGNSSAASNTVSVTTLAATGTYCASAGTTVSDEYIGRVQLGTINNASAGGAGGYTDFTSLSTNLNKSTAYTIMVTPTWTGTAYAEGYAVWIDYNGDKDFDDSGELVWSKAAATTAPATGSFTVPATAATGATRMRVSMKYNGVPTACETFSYGEVEDYTVNIQAGSADTTAPTAPTLTASGTTQTTTNLSWTGATDNVAVTGYDVYQGATIITSVTGTTYTVTGLTAATAYSFSVKAKDAAGNISVASNMVNVTTLSNTLTYCTSKGNSVSDEYINRVQFGTINNLSGANAGYGNFTSLSTSVSKGSAYTITITPAWTGSTYNEGYAVWIDYNADGDFSDSGELVWSKAASTTTPVSGSITIPSTASTGATRMRVSMKYNAIPTACEAFSYGEVEDYTVVIGSSARAAESSTVAITLYPNPSENVLNITNISEKAAYTIYTIAGQEAGKGIPVNGVVDVSRLAAGSYLIEINDNGTRSMLRFIKK; the protein is encoded by the coding sequence ATGAAAAAAACATTACTTGCCATTGCATTGGTGGTTTCCGGTTTTGCATTTGCACAGGAGGGCAAATTGTTCTGGAAAGCCACACCGGAGAAAAGCGGTATCCTTACCTTTAAAGACAGGGAAACGCTTCCTTCGAAACATTTGTACAACCTCGACATCCCGTCGCTGAAAGCTGAACTGGCAAAGGCGCCGCTGCGGGGTACTGTAAAATCTTCCGTTATCGTTTACTTCCCGAATGCTGAGGGTACGCTGGAGCGTTTCCGTATCGTGGAAGCGCCCGTGATGGATCCCGAGCTCACTGCGCGCTACCCTGAGATCAGGTCCTATGCCGGCCAGGGCATCGACGATCCAACCGCGATCATCCGTTTCAGCGTTTCACCTTTAGGCCTGCAAACCATGATGACCGCTGCCGACAGGCCAAGCGTATTTATCGAGCCGTATTCGACCGACCTGAAAACTTATTCTGTTTATAAGAGGACACAGAAATCGCCTCCTTTCACCAAATTTGAATGTGAAGTAGCCGACCACGCCCGCCGCCAGATCGCCGCAACCGACCTGGAGCAAAGGCCGAACGCCGACGACGGAAAGCTGCGCACCTACCGCCTGGCCATGAGCGTGACCGGAGAATATACTGCTTACTATGGCGGTACCAAAGCCCTTGCGCTTGCCGCTATCAACACCACCATGACCCGCGTGAATGGTGTGTTCGAAAAGGATTTTGGCGTAAATATGGTCCTTATCTCCAATACGGATGCGGTTATTTACACAAGCGCGGCTTCCGATCCGTATGGCAGTACCGATGCTAACTATAACAGCGAACTGCAGTCAACCCTTACAAGTGTTATCGGCAATGCCAACTATGATGTGGGCCACCTCATGTCGGCTATCGGCAATAACGGTAATGCCGGCTGTATCGGGTGCGTTTGCGCGAGCGGCAAGGGAAGCGGCTTTACAACCAGTACCGCTCCTGTAGGCGATAATTTTGATATCGACTTCGTAGCCCACGAAATGGGCCACCAGTTTGGCGCGAACCATACTTTTACCTTTAGCAACGAGGGTTCAGGCGTACAGAACGAGCCGGGCAGTGGTACTACCATTATGGGCTATGCAGGCATCACCGGCGCTACCGATGTCCAGCCGCACAGCGACCCGTTCTTCCATGCCGTAAGCATCCAGCAGGTAACCAACTATGTAAAAACAACCACCTGCCAGACCAATACCACGACCGGCAATGCGATACCAACCGCCAATGCCGGACTGGATTATACCATACCAAAAGGAACGCCATTCATGCTGACAGGCTCGGGTACCGATGCCAACGACAGCGGGCTTACCTACTGCTGGGAGCAGATGAACTCGGGGACAACATCCACAACCTACCCGAGCGTAACAGCGACATCGGGCCCGGCATTTCGTTCCTATGTGCCAACGACCGGCGGGTCAAGAGTGTTCCCAAGGATGGCGACCATTAAGACCGGCGCTACCTCATGGCAATGGGAAGCGGTGCCGAACGTAGCAAGGACACTTAACTTCAGGCTTACCGTACGCGATAACCACGCAGGCGGCCCGGCCAACAATAGTGACGATATGGTAGTAACCGTAAATGCAACAGCTGGGCCATTTACCGTAAGTGCGCCAAATACCGCAGTTTCATGGGCGGCAGGCTCTACGCAAACCGTAACGTGGAATGTAGCAGGCACTACGGCCAATGGCGTTAATGCTGCCAATGTGGATATCCTCCTTTCTACCGACGGAGGCGACACGTATCCGATAACCATATTAAGCGGTACACCGAATGATGGCACGCAAACCATCACGGTACCGAACAATCCGGGCACAACCAACAGGATCATGGTTAAAGGCTCGAACCACATCTTCTTTGATATTTCGAATGCCAACTTTACCATTACCGCAAGCGGAGGAGGCGATGCAACCCCGCCAAGCACACCACTCAATCTTGTTGCATCGGGCACTACGCAAACTACAACCAATCTTTCATGGTCGGCCTCAACGGATAACATTGCTGTAACAGGTTATGATGTGTACCAGGGAGCTACGCTGAAAGCCAATGTAACCGGCACTACTTATACTGTAACAGAGCTTACGGCTGCAACGGCTTATACTTTCTCGGTAAAAGCAAAAGATGCGGCGGGCAATTCTTCAGCGGCAAGCAACACGGTAAGTGTAACGACACTTGCAGCTACCGGAACCTATTGCGCATCGGCAGGCACTACAGTATCCGATGAGTATATCGGCAGGGTACAATTAGGTACGATCAACAATGCTTCTGCAGGAGGCGCAGGCGGTTATACCGATTTTACATCTTTATCAACCAACCTGAATAAAAGCACGGCGTATACCATAATGGTAACCCCAACCTGGACTGGTACGGCCTACGCCGAAGGTTATGCCGTATGGATAGACTATAACGGCGACAAGGACTTTGACGATTCCGGTGAATTGGTTTGGAGCAAAGCTGCCGCGACAACAGCCCCGGCGACAGGAAGCTTTACGGTTCCGGCCACGGCGGCAACAGGCGCTACCCGTATGCGCGTGTCGATGAAATACAATGGCGTACCGACAGCCTGCGAAACCTTCTCGTATGGCGAAGTGGAAGATTATACTGTCAACATACAGGCGGGTTCTGCAGATACAACCGCACCTACAGCGCCAACACTTACCGCTTCTGGCACGACCCAGACTACTACCAATCTTTCCTGGACAGGCGCTACCGATAATGTTGCCGTAACAGGATATGATGTGTACCAGGGGGCAACCATTATCACCAGCGTGACCGGGACAACTTACACAGTAACCGGCCTTACGGCAGCCACGGCCTACAGTTTCTCAGTGAAAGCCAAAGATGCGGCAGGCAATATTTCTGTGGCCAGCAATATGGTGAATGTGACTACCCTCAGCAACACGCTAACCTATTGTACTTCCAAAGGCAACAGCGTGAGCGACGAGTACATCAACAGGGTGCAGTTTGGCACTATCAACAACCTGTCGGGTGCCAATGCAGGGTATGGCAACTTTACTTCGCTTTCAACTTCGGTAAGCAAAGGCAGCGCGTATACCATTACGATCACCCCGGCATGGACAGGCAGCACCTACAATGAAGGCTACGCGGTGTGGATCGATTATAATGCCGATGGCGATTTTTCCGATTCGGGTGAATTGGTGTGGAGCAAAGCAGCTTCGACAACCACCCCGGTGAGCGGCTCGATCACCATACCTTCAACAGCATCAACAGGCGCTACACGTATGCGGGTTTCAATGAAATATAATGCCATACCTACTGCCTGCGAGGCGTTCTCTTATGGTGAAGTGGAAGATTATACGGTAGTTATAGGCAGTTCGGCAAGGGCAGCAGAGTCTTCCACCGTAGCGATTACATTGTATCCTAACCCGTCGGAAAATGTACTGAACATTACGAACATCTCCGAAAAAGCAGCCTATACGATATATACCATAGCAGGCCAGGAAGCCGGTAAAGGTATTCCTGTAAATGGCGTCGTAGATGTATCGCGCCTGGCAGCAGGAAGCTATCTTATCGAAATAAACGATAACGGAACGCGATCCATGCTGAGGTTCATCAAAAAATAA
- a CDS encoding GNAT family N-acetyltransferase produces MQFTGDAPFVTIEEAHRFLENYSHYKEYGFGRWAVIRKEDDVFLGWCGLKYSTESDEHDIGFRFFKRYWNKGYATEASKACIYYGFHQLGLTTIVGRAMEANIASVRVLEKLGMEYCHTIDFCGQNGIVYRITK; encoded by the coding sequence ATGCAGTTTACCGGTGATGCACCATTTGTAACTATTGAAGAAGCCCACAGGTTCCTTGAAAATTACAGCCATTACAAAGAATATGGTTTTGGCCGGTGGGCAGTGATCCGAAAAGAAGATGATGTTTTTTTAGGTTGGTGCGGATTGAAATATTCAACAGAAAGCGATGAGCATGATATCGGTTTCCGTTTCTTTAAGCGCTACTGGAACAAAGGCTATGCGACCGAAGCGTCAAAGGCATGCATCTACTATGGCTTTCACCAATTGGGGCTAACCACTATTGTCGGGCGGGCAATGGAAGCCAATATAGCATCGGTAAGAGTGCTTGAGAAACTCGGTATGGAGTATTGCCATACTATCGACTTTTGCGGCCAAAACGGAATAGTTTACCGCATTACTAAATAA
- a CDS encoding DoxX family membrane protein yields MNSQFTKIVRILLGLILVAFGINKLYAFIPLPQPSPEAASFMESLADTGYILTIVAIFEILIGLMLLIKKWVPFVLLLLVPLSLNILLFHIFLDVPAIATALLVVIMNGILLYKHRQKYKPLFT; encoded by the coding sequence ATGAATTCACAATTTACCAAAATCGTCAGGATACTGCTCGGGCTTATCCTTGTTGCATTCGGCATTAATAAATTATACGCCTTCATCCCTTTGCCGCAGCCATCTCCCGAAGCGGCGAGTTTTATGGAATCGCTTGCAGATACCGGGTACATACTCACTATTGTTGCCATTTTTGAGATCCTGATCGGGCTGATGCTCCTCATCAAAAAATGGGTACCGTTCGTACTACTGCTGCTCGTGCCGCTATCGCTGAATATTTTGCTGTTCCACATCTTCCTCGATGTGCCTGCCATCGCAACGGCATTGCTTGTGGTTATAATGAATGGTATTTTGCTGTACAAACACAGACAGAAATACAAACCGCTGTTTACATAG
- a CDS encoding type 1 periplasmic binding fold superfamily protein, producing the protein MKNFRILALALITITTFSSCSSDNDSGPVNEEEVITTVAATFTPVGGGTPVVLMSRDLDGDGPDAPVVSVSGNFTAGRAYEGAVNFLNELANPVEEITGEIQEEGTQHQIFFQHSGIGTFTYTDEDANGHPIGLSFLYTATTTPGAGSLTITLRHQPNKSGENVPEGNIANAGGSTDAQVNFSVVVE; encoded by the coding sequence ATGAAAAATTTCAGGATTTTAGCTTTAGCATTAATTACAATAACTACTTTCTCTTCGTGCAGCAGCGACAACGACAGCGGCCCCGTGAACGAGGAAGAGGTTATTACAACAGTAGCAGCAACTTTTACGCCTGTAGGCGGCGGCACACCGGTTGTACTCATGTCCCGCGACCTTGACGGCGATGGCCCCGATGCACCTGTAGTAAGCGTTTCGGGTAATTTTACGGCAGGGAGAGCCTATGAAGGGGCTGTCAATTTTTTAAATGAGCTTGCTAATCCGGTTGAGGAAATTACCGGGGAGATACAGGAAGAGGGAACGCAACACCAGATCTTTTTCCAACACAGCGGCATCGGCACTTTTACCTATACCGATGAAGATGCAAACGGCCACCCGATAGGATTGTCGTTCCTCTACACAGCCACCACTACACCAGGCGCAGGCAGCCTGACTATAACACTGAGACACCAGCCGAACAAATCGGGAGAGAATGTACCGGAGGGCAATATCGCCAATGCAGGCGGGAGTACCGATGCACAGGTGAATTTTTCTGTGGTAGTGGAATAA
- a CDS encoding prolyl oligopeptidase family serine peptidase produces the protein MKNTVLALALAFGFTMNAQTPKTPQQIKYPITEKGKTTDTYFGTKVPDPYRWLEDDRSPETAKWVTAQNKVTFDYLAKIPFRDAIKARMEKLWNYEKVSAPFKEGDYYYYYKNNGLQNQSVLYRKDKNGNEELFLDPNTFSKDGTTSLAQIQFSKAGDMTAYMISEGGSDWGKIIIMNSVDKKPTGEIIENVKFSGIAWNGSNGFYYSTYEKPEGSLLSAKTDTHKLYYHKLGTTQKEDRVIFGEGQKIRYVGGYVTEDQRYLVITAANSTSGKKLFVKDLRSEDNEIIALTDNFDNDSQVIDSRNGRLYIYTNYNAPNGKIVVVDAANPQQANWKDVIAETENVLSPAVGGNYIFAVYMKDAVSIVKQYDFNGEMIREVALPGLGAVAGFSGKTDEPVLYYSFSNYVVPGTIYSYDVNSGESKVYQKPKVDFNSDNYASKQVFYTSKDGTKIPMIITYRKDLKLDGTNPAILYGYGGFNISLAPTFSIANAVWLENGGIYAVANLRGGGEYGRKWHDAGTKMQKQNVFDDFIAAAEYLISNKYTSSDYLAIRGGSNGGLLVGAAMTQRPELFKVALPAVGVLDMLRYHTFTSGAGWAYDYGTSADDAKMFNYLKGYSPLHNIKPGTKYPATLVTTGDHDDRVVPAHSFKFAAALQAAQAGNAPILIRIDVNAGHGAGKSVAQTIAELSDIQAFTLYNMGKTPRP, from the coding sequence ATGAAAAACACCGTATTGGCCCTGGCTTTGGCCTTCGGCTTTACCATGAACGCACAGACACCCAAGACACCGCAGCAGATAAAATATCCGATTACCGAAAAAGGCAAAACCACCGACACGTATTTTGGAACGAAAGTACCCGATCCCTACCGCTGGCTGGAAGACGACCGCTCTCCCGAAACCGCCAAATGGGTCACGGCACAAAACAAGGTAACGTTTGATTATCTTGCGAAGATCCCTTTTCGTGATGCCATAAAGGCCCGCATGGAAAAGCTATGGAATTATGAGAAGGTTTCGGCGCCGTTCAAAGAAGGGGATTACTACTATTATTATAAAAACAACGGCCTGCAAAACCAGTCGGTGCTGTACCGTAAGGACAAGAACGGCAACGAAGAGCTGTTCCTGGACCCGAATACATTCTCTAAAGACGGGACTACCTCACTCGCACAGATACAGTTTTCCAAAGCAGGTGATATGACGGCCTACATGATATCCGAAGGTGGCAGCGACTGGGGAAAGATCATTATAATGAACTCCGTTGATAAAAAGCCTACAGGAGAGATCATTGAGAATGTAAAGTTCAGCGGCATTGCCTGGAATGGCAGCAACGGTTTTTATTATTCTACCTATGAGAAGCCGGAAGGCAGCCTGCTTTCGGCGAAGACCGATACCCATAAGCTGTATTACCACAAGCTTGGCACTACCCAAAAAGAAGACCGGGTGATCTTTGGCGAAGGCCAGAAAATACGCTATGTAGGCGGCTACGTGACCGAAGACCAGCGCTACCTTGTGATTACTGCGGCGAACTCTACATCGGGCAAAAAGCTTTTTGTAAAAGACTTACGCAGTGAAGATAATGAGATCATTGCGCTTACGGACAACTTTGACAACGACAGCCAGGTGATTGACAGTCGCAATGGCAGGCTCTATATTTATACGAATTACAATGCACCCAATGGCAAAATTGTAGTCGTGGATGCTGCCAACCCGCAACAGGCCAACTGGAAAGATGTGATTGCCGAAACTGAAAACGTGCTATCGCCTGCTGTTGGCGGCAATTATATTTTTGCCGTATATATGAAGGATGCGGTTTCTATCGTTAAGCAGTATGACTTTAATGGCGAAATGATACGCGAAGTGGCGCTCCCGGGATTAGGCGCTGTAGCAGGCTTTAGCGGTAAAACGGACGAGCCGGTGCTGTATTATTCGTTTTCCAATTATGTAGTTCCGGGAACTATTTATTCGTATGATGTAAATTCCGGCGAATCGAAAGTGTACCAAAAACCAAAGGTGGATTTCAACAGTGATAATTATGCTTCGAAACAGGTATTCTATACTTCTAAAGACGGGACCAAGATACCAATGATCATCACCTACCGGAAAGACCTGAAACTGGACGGCACCAACCCGGCGATCCTTTATGGTTACGGCGGGTTTAACATCAGCCTGGCGCCAACCTTCAGCATTGCCAATGCGGTTTGGCTTGAAAACGGTGGTATCTATGCGGTAGCCAACCTGCGCGGCGGTGGCGAATATGGCCGGAAGTGGCATGATGCCGGTACTAAAATGCAGAAACAGAATGTATTTGACGACTTTATTGCCGCTGCCGAATACCTTATTTCCAATAAATACACCTCATCCGATTATCTTGCTATCAGGGGCGGCTCCAACGGCGGATTGCTGGTAGGCGCTGCCATGACACAGCGCCCGGAATTATTTAAAGTGGCTTTGCCTGCGGTTGGTGTGCTCGATATGCTACGCTACCACACATTTACATCAGGTGCCGGATGGGCTTACGATTATGGCACCTCAGCCGATGATGCCAAAATGTTTAACTACCTGAAAGGCTATTCTCCGTTGCACAATATAAAACCGGGGACTAAATATCCGGCAACGCTGGTAACCACCGGCGATCATGACGACCGCGTAGTACCGGCGCACAGCTTTAAGTTTGCAGCAGCATTGCAGGCAGCCCAGGCAGGCAATGCCCCTATTTTAATCCGAATCGATGTGAATGCCGGGCATGGCGCAGGGAAATCGGTAGCGCAAACCATTGCCGAGCTGAGCGATATACAGGCGTTTACGCTGTATAATATGGGGAAAACGCCGAGACCGTAA
- a CDS encoding S41 family peptidase encodes MKKTPFILLLIIFASCAGTKKVVQDFSALPMPKFTRQQAEEDFDLEVKALKEAHTGLYRYASKEQFDSIVKSQRNKIADSLNVFEFYNIVAPIVAFAKEDHCDIALPEMANDYLSVHGKFLPVEVVSLNEKVYILNDPDEKARITGHELLAVNSVAITDIYRHIFNTFAADGFVRSSKFRYLDFSGLAREYAKTVGQPESFELDTRDPGGHKQHHTVRACSFALFKSITGTLKQKGIMKGHLPPASLTFEPGIAILAVNTFSNKQYKTAGMDFKDFIRSAFDSIKAVKPKALIIDIRENGGGSEGNEDFLFSFLTGKPYNKYRYVQASGFTYSFLQYTDYSKPEDRAELEADLKEEHYLSEDGRILRKPGIESAAPLQPQPYKGDVYVLTSGWTYSGGAEFACLMREHTNALFIGEEVGGGYYGNTSGYSLELTLPNTGITTDLPLLKFVLDVSPKVPFGRGVLPDYNIQPDISQFLKGYDAEMEFARKLIHDKK; translated from the coding sequence TTGAAAAAGACACCCTTCATCCTGCTCCTTATAATTTTCGCGTCCTGTGCCGGAACGAAAAAGGTGGTGCAGGACTTTTCCGCGTTGCCGATGCCAAAATTTACCCGCCAACAGGCAGAAGAAGACTTTGACCTCGAAGTAAAAGCCTTAAAAGAAGCACATACAGGTTTATACCGGTATGCATCGAAGGAGCAATTTGACTCGATAGTGAAAAGCCAGCGCAATAAAATTGCCGACAGTCTTAACGTATTCGAATTCTACAATATCGTTGCGCCAATTGTGGCATTTGCCAAAGAAGACCATTGCGATATCGCACTTCCGGAAATGGCAAATGACTATCTCTCCGTGCATGGAAAATTCCTCCCGGTTGAGGTGGTAAGCCTTAATGAAAAGGTATATATCCTCAATGACCCCGATGAAAAAGCCAGGATAACAGGCCATGAACTGCTGGCGGTGAATAGTGTTGCTATTACCGATATCTACCGTCACATCTTTAACACCTTTGCCGCCGATGGTTTTGTGCGATCCTCCAAATTCAGGTATCTCGACTTTTCCGGGCTCGCAAGGGAATATGCAAAAACCGTAGGGCAGCCGGAAAGTTTTGAGCTCGATACCCGAGATCCCGGGGGCCACAAGCAACATCATACAGTTAGAGCGTGCAGCTTTGCCTTATTCAAATCTATAACCGGGACATTAAAGCAAAAAGGCATCATGAAGGGCCACCTTCCTCCCGCCTCCCTGACATTTGAGCCCGGGATAGCCATTCTTGCCGTTAATACCTTCAGCAATAAGCAGTATAAAACCGCCGGCATGGACTTTAAGGATTTTATCAGGTCGGCTTTTGATTCGATTAAGGCAGTAAAGCCAAAAGCGCTAATCATCGATATTCGTGAGAATGGCGGCGGGTCGGAGGGAAACGAGGATTTCCTGTTCTCATTCCTTACCGGTAAGCCATATAACAAGTACAGGTATGTGCAGGCTTCGGGATTTACCTATTCTTTCCTTCAATACACCGACTACAGCAAGCCGGAAGACCGTGCGGAACTGGAAGCCGACCTGAAGGAAGAACACTATCTTTCTGAAGATGGCAGGATACTGCGCAAGCCGGGCATTGAATCGGCAGCGCCTTTACAGCCGCAACCGTATAAAGGAGATGTATATGTGCTTACCAGCGGGTGGACGTATTCGGGCGGCGCGGAGTTTGCCTGCCTGATGCGGGAGCATACGAATGCACTATTTATCGGTGAAGAAGTGGGCGGCGGCTATTACGGCAATACAAGCGGCTACAGCCTGGAACTTACACTGCCCAATACGGGCATTACAACCGACTTGCCACTGCTAAAATTCGTACTGGATGTAAGCCCTAAGGTGCCTTTTGGGAGAGGCGTATTGCCGGACTACAACATACAGCCGGACATTAGTCAATTTTTAAAAGGCTATGATGCGGAAATGGAGTTTGCGAGGAAGCTTATACATGATAAAAAATGA